In Methanothrix sp., a genomic segment contains:
- the psmA gene encoding archaeal proteasome endopeptidase complex subunit alpha: MQMAPQMGYDRAITVFSPDGRLFQVEYAREAVRRGTTAVGIKVKDGVAVLVDKRITSRLMEPKSIEKIFQIDNHIGAATSGLVADARVLIDRARIESQINRLVYDEPIGVEALAKKICDFKQQYTQYGGVRPFGTALLIIGAEEDRARLFETDPSGALLEYKATGIGAGRAAVMEVFEEKYREGLTLDEAILLGLEALHRAAEGKVEAATTEIGIIKLSDKLFYKLTEKEVSEYVDRMKATVASNKVESGKGEEGEA, translated from the coding sequence ATGCAGATGGCACCACAGATGGGTTATGATAGGGCTATCACTGTATTCAGCCCTGACGGCAGACTATTTCAAGTTGAATATGCCCGCGAGGCAGTCCGTAGAGGAACTACGGCAGTAGGCATCAAGGTTAAGGATGGCGTGGCTGTGCTGGTGGACAAGAGGATCACCAGCCGGCTGATGGAACCCAAATCGATCGAGAAGATCTTTCAGATAGACAACCACATCGGCGCAGCCACATCGGGCCTGGTCGCTGATGCCAGGGTGCTGATAGACCGGGCCAGGATAGAAAGCCAGATCAATCGCCTGGTTTATGATGAGCCGATAGGAGTTGAAGCCCTGGCCAAGAAGATCTGCGACTTCAAGCAGCAGTACACTCAGTATGGCGGCGTGCGCCCCTTCGGAACTGCTCTGCTCATCATCGGAGCAGAAGAGGATCGGGCCCGCCTCTTTGAGACCGACCCCTCCGGCGCTCTGCTGGAGTACAAGGCCACCGGCATCGGGGCAGGCAGAGCAGCGGTGATGGAGGTATTCGAGGAGAAGTACAGAGAGGGCCTGACACTGGATGAGGCAATTCTGCTGGGCCTGGAGGCCCTCCATAGAGCAGCTGAGGGCAAGGTGGAGGCTGCAACCACAGAGATCGGCATCATCAAGCTCTCTGATAAGCTATTCTATAAGCTGACAGAAAAAGAGGTCAGCGAGTATGTGGATCGCATGAAAGCAACAGTCGCTTCCAATAAGGTCGAATCAGGCAAGGGTGAAGAAGGAGAGGCATAA
- a CDS encoding Rpp14/Pop5 family protein — MIFDLEAEGEIEGQDLMREIQISQRSLFGETGSAENRLQLISFDGRRGILRFHHRRARQTRATLASIRSIQGTRTALLVKGVSGTIKSATEKYLPPLSKNNSDRDRRRIELKEVSGCIVRTHGLQVDLCPDDSEWAKGSDTRYLGLTSFDLCGGHEDADGTTDGL; from the coding sequence ATGATATTTGATCTGGAGGCTGAAGGGGAGATTGAGGGCCAGGATCTGATGAGAGAGATCCAGATCAGCCAGCGCTCCCTCTTTGGCGAGACCGGCAGCGCAGAGAACAGACTCCAGTTGATCTCCTTTGATGGCCGGCGAGGCATACTGCGTTTTCATCACAGGCGCGCGAGGCAGACCAGGGCCACTTTGGCCTCAATTCGTTCCATTCAGGGAACCAGAACAGCTCTGCTGGTAAAAGGGGTCTCGGGAACGATCAAATCGGCCACAGAAAAGTATTTACCACCTCTAAGTAAGAATAACAGCGATCGCGACAGAAGAAGAATCGAGCTGAAAGAAGTTTCAGGGTGCATTGTTCGCACCCACGGCCTGCAGGTCGATCTCTGTCCAGATGACAGCGAATGGGCCAAAGGATCAGATACCAGATACCTGGGACTGACCTCTTTTGATTTATGTGGAGGACACGAGGATGCAGATGGCACCACAGATGGGTTATGA
- a CDS encoding RNase P subunit p30 family protein: protein MSFYECLRAYPEGSSSASRMALKAKSLGYRGIVICNAEPRRLFRPEAAERVRGIQVVIGTEVMAEETRSFRSRIASLRARYPLLLVRAQTEEMVRRTAEDPNVDILIPPSNSRRPLSIAAARSAQLNQVAIGFDLRPFFSLSGRHRSRWLEGVGRNLLMARKFDLSLMLTAGARSHLDLRPPRDIIALAEVMGFEHQEACRALSLVGRLLDLNRRCWPSPGVELL, encoded by the coding sequence ATGAGCTTTTATGAGTGCCTCAGGGCCTATCCCGAGGGATCATCATCTGCTAGCCGCATGGCATTGAAAGCGAAGAGCCTGGGCTACCGGGGAATTGTGATATGCAATGCAGAGCCTCGCCGCCTCTTCCGGCCAGAGGCCGCAGAGAGGGTAAGAGGGATTCAGGTGGTCATCGGAACGGAGGTGATGGCAGAGGAGACCAGATCCTTCCGTAGCCGGATTGCATCTTTGCGAGCGAGATACCCCCTCCTCCTGGTCAGGGCACAAACAGAGGAGATGGTGCGCCGAACGGCTGAGGATCCCAATGTCGATATACTGATCCCCCCCAGCAACAGCCGCAGGCCTCTGAGCATAGCCGCCGCCCGCTCCGCTCAGCTAAACCAGGTGGCAATAGGATTTGATCTGAGGCCTTTCTTCTCTCTATCTGGGCGGCATCGCTCCCGTTGGCTGGAGGGCGTGGGGCGGAACTTGCTTATGGCAAGAAAGTTCGATCTGAGCCTCATGCTGACTGCCGGGGCCCGCTCCCACCTGGACCTCCGCCCTCCCCGTGATATCATCGCCTTGGCGGAGGTGATGGGCTTTGAGCACCAGGAGGCCTGTCGGGCCCTATCTCTGGTCGGAAGGCTTCTGGACCTCAACCGCCGATGCTGGCCCAGCCCAGGGGTGGAGCTGCTTTGA
- a CDS encoding RNA-binding domain-containing protein yields the protein MIDKISIRAFVAATEDEERVREALSIFVPLNSISSDTALGHFGNEIKILEACLRRKEAQAFFQILREQLPAEDCSRLHHEIPDRLEGKSHFHLRLDKQAAYRGLFRLTDSRDSLDVCALVKTYPSNRDLAIKILSELI from the coding sequence TTGATCGATAAGATCTCCATCCGGGCCTTTGTGGCTGCTACAGAGGACGAGGAGCGCGTGCGCGAAGCGCTGAGCATCTTCGTCCCCCTGAACAGTATATCCTCAGATACCGCTTTGGGCCACTTCGGAAATGAGATAAAGATACTTGAGGCCTGCCTGAGAAGGAAGGAGGCACAGGCCTTCTTTCAAATTTTGCGTGAGCAGCTTCCCGCAGAGGACTGCTCTCGTCTTCATCATGAGATACCAGACCGTCTGGAGGGGAAGAGCCACTTCCATCTCCGTCTGGACAAACAGGCTGCCTACAGGGGCCTCTTCCGCCTGACGGACTCGAGGGACTCTCTGGATGTGTGTGCCCTGGTCAAGACCTACCCCTCCAATCGCGATCTGGCCATCAAGATCCTAAGTGAACTCATATGA
- a CDS encoding 50S ribosomal protein L15e codes for MRSFYSYIGDAWSSPREGYVGALRQGRLKAWRQESTVQKIDRPTRLDRARALGYKAKQGIIVARVKVRRGGRRKSRYERNRMTSKMGVNTLTMAKSIQRIAEERAGRRYRNMEVLNSYWVAEDGKQKFYEVILVDPHSTSIKSDKDLCWVAENVHRGRAARGKTSAGRKGRGQRHKGIGTEKTRPSIRAHGGRGK; via the coding sequence ATGAGATCTTTTTACAGCTATATCGGCGATGCCTGGTCCTCTCCTCGGGAGGGATACGTGGGCGCGCTGAGGCAGGGCAGGCTCAAGGCCTGGCGCCAGGAGAGCACAGTGCAGAAGATCGATAGGCCCACCAGACTGGACAGGGCGCGAGCACTCGGCTACAAGGCCAAGCAGGGCATAATCGTGGCGCGTGTCAAGGTAAGGCGGGGCGGCAGAAGAAAATCCCGTTATGAGAGAAACAGAATGACCAGCAAGATGGGAGTCAATACCCTCACCATGGCCAAGTCCATTCAGAGGATCGCTGAGGAGCGGGCAGGAAGAAGGTACCGCAACATGGAGGTTCTGAACTCCTATTGGGTGGCGGAGGACGGCAAGCAGAAGTTCTACGAGGTCATATTGGTCGATCCCCATTCCACATCCATCAAGAGCGACAAGGATCTGTGCTGGGTGGCAGAGAATGTCCACCGGGGTAGAGCAGCACGGGGCAAGACCAGCGCCGGCCGCAAGGGCAGGGGCCAAAGGCACAAGGGCATTGGAACCGAGAAGACCAGGCCCAGCATCAGAGCCCATGGTGGCAGAGGAAAGTGA
- a CDS encoding winged helix-turn-helix domain-containing protein, whose protein sequence is MRPKRRTSDIITSEILKLCMNGASKTRIVYQANLNSASAKPYIEHLINNGLVEKVPVGSKIIYKTTPKGVELTRVFNQFHSEMNKLFSCV, encoded by the coding sequence ATGAGACCGAAGAGAAGAACCAGTGATATAATCACATCTGAGATACTGAAGCTGTGCATGAATGGCGCATCCAAGACCCGCATTGTCTATCAGGCAAATTTGAATTCCGCCAGTGCAAAGCCTTATATTGAGCATTTGATAAACAATGGACTTGTAGAGAAGGTCCCGGTGGGCTCCAAGATCATATACAAGACCACTCCTAAGGGAGTTGAACTCACCAGAGTATTTAATCAGTTCCATAGCGAGATGAATAAGCTATTTTCATGTGTTTGA
- a CDS encoding YkgJ family cysteine cluster protein, with protein sequence MREPRDRIAQVRRLCHQLCSSSCVEEKRQERHKELLQKRPHWSVHKKEEQFRQIALGEKVPFDISLPLPARDEREGSELGVKLFWERFRCQQCGLCCYTPGAGLILEREDFDRIASKIGRKRLKSLSRYDKTIDAWILKQPCPFYDQNKRGCKIYEIRPQTCRKYPLHPPLAQLPYNLAVDAFCPAARLLARETLEWWVICESHWAELLARMEQSGEDSSSPQDGRDDR encoded by the coding sequence ATGAGAGAGCCCAGGGATCGGATAGCTCAAGTGCGCAGACTCTGTCATCAGCTCTGCTCATCCTCATGTGTCGAGGAGAAGAGACAGGAGCGGCATAAAGAGCTTCTACAGAAGCGGCCCCACTGGTCGGTGCACAAGAAGGAAGAGCAGTTCCGCCAGATAGCTTTAGGAGAGAAGGTGCCCTTTGATATCTCCCTTCCCCTGCCAGCCAGGGATGAGAGAGAGGGCTCTGAGCTGGGGGTGAAGCTCTTCTGGGAGCGGTTCCGCTGCCAGCAGTGCGGACTGTGCTGCTATACCCCCGGCGCCGGCTTGATCCTGGAGAGGGAGGACTTCGATAGAATTGCATCCAAGATAGGGAGAAAGAGGCTCAAAAGCCTCTCTAGATATGACAAAACCATCGATGCCTGGATTCTCAAGCAGCCCTGCCCGTTTTACGATCAGAATAAGAGAGGCTGCAAGATCTATGAGATCCGGCCCCAAACCTGTCGCAAGTATCCTCTCCATCCTCCCTTAGCCCAGCTGCCATACAACCTGGCGGTGGACGCCTTCTGTCCCGCCGCCCGCCTCCTGGCCAGGGAGACCCTGGAATGGTGGGTCATCTGCGAGAGCCACTGGGCAGAGCTTTTAGCCAGGATGGAGCAGTCAGGAGAGGACTCCTCCTCGCCCCAGGATGGCCGAGATGATCGCTAA
- a CDS encoding phosphoglycolate phosphatase yields MIKALAVDIDGTLTDMNRVLCPASLQAMRGLKVPVILSTGNTHCFSRTVSILLGTPRIFIAENGGVLSYSDGVMEVLADQRICEAAFQRLSEEFALKKYESSRHKYRFTDVIVKNDFDLPALVRRAEELELGVEIVDSAFAVHIKDRRVNKGTGLAKIAQHMNLDPVEFAAIGDSMSDQPMFARAGFRASVGNASPGLKEISDYVAKKDFGEGFAEIVDYMIGEGLLP; encoded by the coding sequence ATGATAAAGGCCTTGGCTGTCGATATTGACGGCACCCTGACCGATATGAATCGAGTTCTCTGCCCGGCATCTTTGCAGGCCATGAGAGGATTGAAGGTGCCGGTGATCTTGAGCACTGGCAACACCCATTGCTTCTCCAGGACAGTATCCATACTCCTCGGCACCCCCAGGATATTCATCGCCGAGAATGGTGGAGTTCTATCCTACTCTGATGGGGTGATGGAGGTCCTGGCCGATCAGAGGATCTGCGAGGCTGCTTTCCAGAGGCTCTCGGAGGAGTTTGCCCTGAAAAAGTACGAATCCTCCCGGCACAAGTACCGCTTCACTGATGTCATCGTGAAGAATGATTTCGATCTGCCGGCTTTGGTCAGGCGGGCAGAGGAGCTCGAGCTGGGGGTGGAAATCGTCGATTCCGCCTTTGCCGTGCACATCAAGGATCGAAGGGTGAACAAGGGAACTGGCCTGGCTAAAATAGCCCAACACATGAATCTGGATCCGGTTGAGTTTGCGGCCATTGGAGATAGCATGAGCGATCAGCCGATGTTCGCGCGGGCGGGCTTTCGGGCTTCTGTGGGAAATGCCAGCCCTGGTCTGAAGGAGATCTCAGATTATGTGGCCAAAAAGGATTTCGGCGAGGGCTTCGCCGAGATTGTGGATTATATGATCGGAGAGGGGCTGCTCCCGTAA
- a CDS encoding MBL fold metallo-hydrolase — protein MSLKITLLGTGVGIPQPGRSQAAILIENDLPLLLDCGAGTLLRLDQVGASLEAIDTVLLSHLHLDHVHDLLALANSRHLSGLSGLRVFGPAGTREWLDIIHSAYPNLEGMEYKVQELKAMDSLSLKGFDIFAEDAQHSITALAYRLEKEEKVVVYSGDTEPSARVAALADGSDLLIHECSFPEPFDVSNHTTPMRLGNMLSNYDLKRVVLTHLYPQTEGHEDEMAQQVIELAGAPTIVGWDMMIIEI, from the coding sequence ATGAGCCTCAAGATAACTCTCCTCGGCACAGGCGTCGGCATCCCCCAGCCGGGGCGTTCCCAGGCAGCAATACTGATAGAGAACGATCTGCCCCTCCTCCTCGATTGCGGTGCAGGCACCCTCCTGCGCCTGGATCAGGTGGGAGCTAGTCTGGAGGCGATCGACACTGTGCTGCTCAGCCATCTGCACCTGGATCATGTGCACGATCTTCTCGCCCTGGCCAATAGCCGCCATCTCTCAGGCCTATCCGGATTGAGGGTATTCGGCCCCGCAGGGACGAGAGAATGGCTCGATATCATCCACTCCGCCTATCCCAACCTGGAGGGGATGGAGTATAAGGTGCAGGAGCTCAAGGCCATGGACTCCCTATCCCTCAAGGGCTTTGATATCTTTGCCGAGGATGCTCAGCACAGCATCACCGCCCTGGCCTACCGGCTGGAGAAGGAGGAGAAGGTGGTCGTCTACTCGGGGGACACCGAGCCCTCGGCGAGGGTGGCAGCTCTCGCAGACGGCTCAGACCTGCTCATCCACGAGTGCTCATTTCCCGAGCCCTTCGATGTCAGCAACCATACCACCCCCATGAGACTGGGCAACATGCTCAGCAATTATGATCTGAAACGGGTAGTCCTCACCCATCTGTATCCCCAGACGGAGGGTCATGAGGATGAGATGGCCCAGCAGGTGATAGAGCTCGCTGGAGCCCCCACCATTGTGGGCTGGGATATGATGATCATAGAGATCTGA
- a CDS encoding cupin domain-containing protein, whose translation MICERGGIQLIEKENQKENQKTTPKVEKLEELIAYQKGSVVSREIIRKSTGTATIFAFDLGQGLSEHTAPFDALVHIIDGQAEITISGKAYNLARGDFIILPAGEPHSLKATSRFKMLLVMIRS comes from the coding sequence ATGATCTGCGAGCGAGGAGGAATCCAATTGATAGAGAAGGAGAACCAAAAGGAGAATCAGAAAACAACACCAAAGGTGGAGAAGCTTGAAGAGCTGATAGCATATCAGAAGGGCTCTGTGGTCAGCCGGGAGATCATCCGCAAGAGCACAGGGACGGCCACCATCTTCGCCTTCGATCTTGGCCAGGGATTGAGCGAGCACACTGCTCCCTTTGATGCCCTGGTGCATATAATCGATGGCCAGGCGGAGATCACAATCTCCGGAAAGGCCTACAATCTGGCCCGGGGAGACTTCATCATCCTGCCCGCGGGCGAGCCTCATTCCCTCAAGGCAACCAGCAGATTCAAGATGCTGTTGGTTATGATTCGATCGTAA
- a CDS encoding adenosylhomocysteinase, which produces MIKDPRLAGAGEKRIEWARRHMPVLEKIKEEFEREKPLKGARIVACLHVTVETANLITTLVAGGAEVAVTGSNPLSTQDDVAAALAARGLFVYAFRGEDEKEYYECIKRALELEPNVSLDDGADTIAIIHKEYPELAAQMFGGCEETTTGVVRLRAMAEDGALLYPVIAVNDAETKMMFDNRYGTGQSTLHGIMQATNFLFAGKTVVVAGYGWCGRGFAMRAQGLGADVIVIEIEPRKALEAAMDGYRVMPLSQAAPLGDLFVTLTGNINVIREEHFALMKDQAIVANSGHFNVEIDIPALERMAKEKSEVQDNVTEYKLDDGRRLYLLAEGRLINLAAAYGHPPEVMDMSFANQALSVRYIVEHGRSLARSVYPVPVEIDRRVAELKLASMGLETERLTAEQEKYLRSWQMGT; this is translated from the coding sequence GTGATCAAGGATCCCAGGCTGGCAGGGGCAGGGGAGAAGCGCATCGAATGGGCCCGCAGGCATATGCCGGTACTGGAGAAGATAAAAGAGGAGTTCGAGAGGGAAAAACCTCTCAAGGGGGCAAGGATAGTTGCCTGTCTGCATGTGACTGTGGAGACAGCCAATCTGATCACCACCCTGGTGGCTGGAGGGGCAGAGGTGGCAGTGACCGGCTCCAACCCCCTCTCCACTCAGGATGATGTGGCCGCCGCCCTGGCTGCCCGGGGCCTCTTCGTCTATGCCTTCCGGGGGGAGGATGAGAAGGAGTACTACGAATGCATTAAACGGGCCTTGGAGCTGGAGCCCAATGTCAGCCTGGACGATGGCGCAGACACCATCGCCATAATCCACAAGGAGTATCCGGAGCTGGCAGCACAGATGTTTGGCGGCTGCGAGGAGACTACCACCGGTGTCGTCCGCCTGCGGGCCATGGCCGAGGACGGCGCCCTGCTCTACCCGGTGATAGCAGTCAACGATGCTGAGACCAAGATGATGTTCGACAACCGCTATGGCACAGGACAGAGCACTCTGCACGGCATCATGCAGGCCACAAACTTCCTCTTCGCCGGCAAGACTGTGGTGGTGGCAGGATATGGCTGGTGCGGACGGGGATTTGCCATGCGGGCCCAGGGGCTGGGAGCAGATGTCATCGTCATTGAGATCGAGCCGCGCAAAGCTTTAGAGGCAGCAATGGACGGCTACAGAGTGATGCCCCTCTCTCAGGCTGCACCCCTGGGAGACCTCTTCGTCACCCTGACCGGCAACATCAATGTGATCAGAGAAGAGCACTTCGCCCTCATGAAGGACCAGGCGATAGTAGCCAACAGCGGCCACTTCAATGTGGAGATAGACATCCCCGCCCTGGAGAGGATGGCCAAGGAGAAGAGCGAGGTTCAAGACAATGTCACAGAGTATAAGCTCGACGACGGCCGACGGCTCTATCTGCTGGCAGAGGGCCGGCTGATCAATCTGGCTGCAGCCTACGGGCACCCGCCAGAGGTCATGGATATGTCCTTTGCCAACCAGGCGCTCTCAGTGCGTTATATCGTGGAGCACGGAAGGAGCCTGGCCAGGTCTGTCTACCCGGTGCCGGTGGAGATAGACAGGAGGGTGGCTGAGCTCAAGCTCGCCTCCATGGGCCTGGAGACAGAGAGGCTCACAGCAGAGCAGGAGAAGTACCTGCGCAGCTGGCAGATGGGAACCTGA
- a CDS encoding phosphotransferase family protein produces MDLMRENLEAYLKSLYGKELSILSVRKLGETIPTAEDVKGFGYGSPLMVDYQLPGSRGSCVLSTMRVQHGFGHDHFSDRARILIWQNATFSHLPKHVRSVDVGYFTPDGRLVSAGDAREYFLLMEKIEGKEYFFDLERVKEGGATELDHQRVIALSDYLVQIHANKNDCPPLYQRKIRETVGDGECIFGILDDYPDSSSFLDPDELQEIEKICVEWRWRLRSKAHRLSMVHGDFHPWNIMFREGTDFTVLDRSRGEWGEAADDITALAMNYIFYSVQKSLRLTGDLKDLFELFFENYLEKTGDDELLEVIAPFFAFRAVVVASPTWYPLLSDDVRRTIFNFLENVLASERFNYRDVNAYLD; encoded by the coding sequence ATGGACCTAATGAGGGAGAATCTGGAGGCCTATCTCAAGAGCCTCTACGGTAAGGAACTATCCATCCTATCGGTACGAAAGCTGGGGGAGACCATACCCACAGCTGAGGATGTGAAGGGATTTGGATATGGATCGCCACTGATGGTGGACTATCAGCTGCCGGGGAGTAGGGGATCCTGTGTCCTTTCCACTATGCGGGTGCAGCACGGCTTCGGCCATGACCACTTCTCAGATCGGGCGAGGATACTCATCTGGCAGAACGCCACGTTCTCCCACCTCCCCAAGCACGTCCGATCTGTGGATGTGGGCTACTTCACCCCGGATGGGAGGCTGGTATCTGCCGGGGATGCCAGGGAGTATTTTCTCCTCATGGAGAAGATCGAGGGAAAGGAGTACTTCTTCGACCTGGAGAGGGTCAAAGAGGGGGGGGCAACGGAGCTGGATCATCAGAGGGTCATCGCCCTCTCAGATTACCTGGTCCAGATCCATGCCAATAAGAACGACTGCCCGCCGTTATATCAGCGTAAGATCAGAGAGACTGTAGGGGACGGAGAATGCATATTCGGCATCCTGGACGACTACCCGGATAGCTCCTCTTTTCTTGATCCCGATGAGCTGCAGGAGATAGAGAAGATCTGTGTGGAATGGCGCTGGAGGCTGCGCAGCAAAGCCCACCGCCTATCCATGGTCCATGGCGACTTCCATCCCTGGAATATCATGTTCCGGGAGGGCACCGATTTCACCGTCCTTGATCGCAGCCGGGGGGAGTGGGGCGAAGCGGCGGATGATATCACTGCTCTGGCTATGAACTACATATTCTATTCTGTGCAAAAGAGCCTCCGCTTAACTGGAGACCTGAAGGATCTCTTCGAGCTATTCTTTGAGAACTACCTGGAGAAGACCGGCGACGATGAGCTCTTGGAGGTGATCGCCCCGTTTTTTGCCTTCCGGGCGGTGGTGGTGGCCAGCCCGACCTGGTATCCATTGCTCTCTGATGATGTTCGAAGGACCATCTTCAACTTCCTGGAGAACGTCCTGGCATCAGAGAGATTCAATTACCGGGATGTGAACGCCTACCTGGACTAA
- a CDS encoding THUMP domain-containing protein: protein MKSYAFELSGEHQSLPRCEALALAEVFSGCYREQCHLEQCLIIEAEGLDVQAMGRRLAMTHRIIEVMAVCDADLKALSRSVAHLSLPDKSYRIRAKRIRNATPAADVVEHEIGRVLFQRGFRADLKRPELELRAIITGGKIVLGTEAARVDRGSFEARRPHLKPFFHPGVLMPRMARALVNLTGVREGERLLDPFAGTCGILVEACLMGIEGLGIEAQKRLVKGALCNLADLNCTLLLGDAKRLPLKDASLSAAVLDTPYGRSARILASSKERLLKESLIELFRVIRPGRRMVIVADGPIEPLLVGAGFIIVQRHTDRVHRSLTRHIFLCQRKDGEYF from the coding sequence ATGAAGAGCTATGCCTTCGAGCTCTCTGGAGAGCACCAGTCCCTGCCCAGATGTGAGGCCTTGGCATTGGCAGAGGTCTTCTCCGGCTGCTATCGCGAGCAGTGCCATCTGGAGCAGTGCTTGATCATTGAGGCCGAGGGCTTGGATGTTCAGGCTATGGGAAGGCGTCTGGCCATGACCCATAGGATCATTGAGGTCATGGCCGTGTGCGATGCCGATCTGAAGGCCCTTTCAAGATCTGTTGCCCACCTCTCCCTGCCGGACAAAAGCTATCGCATCAGGGCAAAGAGAATCCGGAATGCCACCCCCGCTGCGGATGTTGTGGAGCACGAGATCGGAAGGGTGCTCTTTCAGAGGGGCTTTCGGGCAGACCTGAAGAGGCCGGAGCTGGAGTTGAGGGCGATCATCACCGGCGGGAAGATCGTCCTGGGGACGGAGGCCGCGAGGGTGGATCGAGGCTCATTTGAGGCCCGCCGGCCTCATCTGAAGCCTTTCTTTCATCCGGGGGTGCTTATGCCCCGCATGGCCCGCGCTCTGGTAAATCTGACCGGGGTTCGAGAGGGTGAGCGGCTCCTCGATCCATTCGCCGGAACCTGTGGAATTCTGGTGGAGGCCTGCTTGATGGGCATAGAAGGCCTGGGAATCGAGGCGCAGAAACGGCTGGTGAAAGGAGCTTTATGCAATCTGGCAGATCTCAATTGCACACTGCTTTTGGGCGATGCCAAACGACTTCCTCTGAAGGACGCCAGCCTTTCTGCTGCTGTTCTGGACACGCCCTATGGGAGGTCCGCCAGGATACTGGCCTCATCCAAAGAGCGCCTCCTAAAGGAGAGTCTGATTGAGCTGTTCCGGGTGATAAGACCGGGCCGGAGAATGGTTATCGTGGCCGATGGCCCCATTGAGCCTCTGCTGGTCGGTGCCGGTTTTATTATTGTTCAGAGGCATACCGATCGAGTGCATAGGAGCCTTACCCGCCATATATTCCTCTGCCAGAGAAAGGATGGGGAGTATTTCTGA
- a CDS encoding winged helix-turn-helix domain-containing protein — MKRSRDLIISQILFICTKGANKTKIVYQANLNFRTVDPYLKLLTEKGLINVKREPNLIYQTTEKGEELLGSLKAIQREIY, encoded by the coding sequence ATGAAGCGGAGTAGGGATTTAATTATATCTCAGATATTGTTTATTTGTACAAAGGGAGCGAACAAGACCAAGATAGTATACCAGGCGAACCTCAATTTCAGAACGGTTGACCCGTATCTCAAGCTCCTGACGGAGAAAGGGCTGATAAACGTCAAGAGAGAGCCTAATCTAATCTATCAGACCACTGAAAAGGGCGAAGAGCTGCTGGGGAGCCTTAAAGCAATTCAAAGAGAGATATATTAG
- a CDS encoding DNA-binding response regulator: protein MRDLVLKIGATTKVVEKQATRHGSLRGSSEIEQALLEVVREMIKQYNIQTKLTPEQLSSVVRLFYKGLSDTEIAEQLGDRALNKTVSRARIKLHLFRETDLKPPFDKGEFIRLTEACRSVKDMAEALRVAPSTISEYRNIFDSQKASERDGYTKRFLEILSDQDVSERMVTVHTEDGLQDTIDTDYEAAEA, encoded by the coding sequence TTGCGTGACCTCGTACTGAAGATTGGCGCCACCACCAAGGTTGTGGAAAAGCAGGCTACCCGGCATGGAAGCCTCCGGGGAAGCAGCGAGATTGAGCAGGCCCTTTTGGAAGTAGTCAGGGAGATGATAAAGCAGTACAACATTCAGACGAAACTGACTCCGGAACAGTTATCCTCTGTGGTAAGACTCTTCTACAAGGGACTGAGCGATACTGAGATTGCTGAGCAGCTTGGTGACAGAGCCCTCAATAAAACCGTCAGCAGAGCTAGAATAAAGCTCCATCTTTTCCGGGAGACAGATCTGAAGCCGCCATTCGATAAAGGGGAGTTCATCCGCCTCACTGAAGCCTGCAGATCGGTCAAGGACATGGCAGAAGCCCTTCGCGTAGCTCCTTCCACAATCTCGGAATACAGAAATATCTTCGATAGCCAGAAGGCATCGGAGAGAGATGGCTACACAAAACGGTTTTTGGAGATCCTCTCCGATCAGGATGTCTCTGAGCGCATGGTTACCGTTCATACCGAGGATGGTCTCCAAGATACTATAGATACCGATTATGAAGCTGCAGAGGCTTAG
- a CDS encoding transcription elongation factor Spt5, which yields MSETSIYVVKTTANQERSVANMIAQIARKEKYDIRALLVPDVLKGYVLVESPAPEIVDQAIQGIPHARSVIKGASNIGEVEHFLTPKPAVIGINEGAIVELISGPFKGEKARVKRVDLAKEEITVELFEAMVPIPITVRGDHVRVLSKDET from the coding sequence ATGTCCGAGACCAGCATATATGTTGTAAAGACCACTGCTAACCAAGAACGATCAGTGGCCAACATGATCGCCCAGATAGCGCGCAAGGAAAAGTATGATATAAGGGCACTGCTGGTTCCAGATGTGCTGAAAGGCTACGTACTTGTGGAATCACCAGCCCCTGAGATTGTAGATCAGGCGATTCAGGGAATACCACATGCGCGTTCTGTGATCAAAGGGGCCTCAAATATCGGAGAGGTCGAGCACTTTCTCACCCCCAAGCCCGCTGTAATAGGCATCAATGAAGGTGCAATCGTTGAGCTCATATCCGGGCCGTTCAAGGGAGAGAAGGCGAGGGTGAAGCGCGTGGACCTTGCTAAAGAAGAGATAACTGTAGAGCTCTTCGAGGCCATGGTGCCCATTCCCATAACAGTGCGGGGAGATCATGTGCGCGTTCTCAGCAAAGATGAAACTTAG